The following are from one region of the Haloarcula sp. DT43 genome:
- a CDS encoding recombinase family protein, producing the protein MIDSASIRERVAEDDDNELLRAAVYARTSSKSGGFGYSLDAQTQRGIERCESLGWTVAFVYRDEAESGKDTDRPMFQQMLDMAENRAFDVIVFWKLDRFSRSLMHAVQLESELRECDVYLYSVTEQIDTTTATGRFNFRNIASAAEFERDMIKQRTRIGLQGLAEEHRWPNSNPPIGYDLTSDNRLKINKREAQLVIEIFESYVEKRSMPSVASDLNHRNVLTADGGDWTPSAVGEILRNEIYLGKYELGEVSDHVSEYQIVDDNLFKDVTRIRMRFQNGRSSRKAMPESRKEAAIHGMKAQYSSYLNP; encoded by the coding sequence ATGATTGATTCCGCTTCTATTCGTGAACGCGTCGCAGAAGATGACGACAACGAGCTGTTGCGTGCGGCAGTATATGCGCGGACTTCGTCCAAGAGCGGTGGGTTTGGGTATTCTCTCGATGCACAGACTCAACGGGGTATCGAGCGCTGTGAGTCACTTGGATGGACTGTGGCGTTCGTTTACCGCGATGAGGCAGAGAGCGGGAAAGATACCGATCGGCCGATGTTCCAGCAGATGCTGGACATGGCTGAAAACCGCGCATTCGATGTCATTGTCTTTTGGAAGTTGGACCGATTCTCACGGAGTCTGATGCACGCAGTACAACTGGAATCAGAACTTCGTGAGTGCGATGTATATCTCTACAGTGTCACTGAACAGATTGATACGACGACTGCAACTGGTCGTTTCAACTTCCGTAACATCGCGAGTGCTGCAGAATTTGAGCGCGATATGATAAAACAGCGGACGAGAATTGGTCTCCAAGGATTGGCCGAAGAGCACAGGTGGCCTAACAGCAATCCGCCAATCGGGTACGACCTGACTTCAGATAACCGACTCAAAATCAACAAAAGGGAGGCGCAATTGGTGATTGAGATATTTGAGTCGTACGTTGAAAAACGATCAATGCCCAGCGTAGCTTCAGACTTGAACCATCGCAATGTACTGACTGCTGACGGAGGTGATTGGACGCCAAGTGCGGTTGGGGAGATTCTCCGAAATGAGATTTATTTGGGTAAATACGAACTTGGAGAGGTTTCTGATCACGTTTCGGAGTATCAGATTGTCGATGATAACCTGTTCAAAGATGTGACTCGCATTAGAATGCGGTTTCAAAACGGGCGGTCCTCACGGAAGGCAATGCCAGAGTCCAGAAAAGAAGCTGCTATTCATGGTATGAAAGCGCAGTATAGTTCGTATCTCAATCCATAG
- a CDS encoding transcription initiation factor IIB family protein has translation MCIIAACARLASLSASQPIPPGRLSELPSVDPRKYRLSLAGIQSDLGLSPALPTPEDYVFFLAGELDLEDVVLGVTETTLEQIEGHSALVGKDPVGITAAAIYLAAENKTQSEVADASGVSTETIRQRVNQLRTLVSDD, from the coding sequence ATGTGTATAATCGCTGCATGTGCCCGTCTCGCTTCTCTATCGGCTTCGCAACCCATACCACCCGGCCGGCTAAGTGAACTCCCTTCTGTCGACCCGAGAAAATATCGGCTCAGTCTGGCTGGAATTCAGAGTGATCTTGGATTGAGTCCAGCACTGCCAACTCCAGAGGACTACGTCTTTTTCCTTGCCGGAGAGTTAGACCTCGAGGATGTTGTTCTCGGTGTCACTGAGACCACTCTTGAACAGATCGAAGGTCATTCTGCACTGGTTGGAAAGGACCCTGTTGGTATTACCGCGGCAGCGATCTACCTCGCAGCTGAAAATAAAACACAGTCCGAAGTCGCTGATGCTAGCGGAGTCTCCACGGAAACGATTCGTCAGCGGGTCAATCAGCTCCGGACTCTGGTGAGCGATGATTGA